From Passer domesticus isolate bPasDom1 chromosome 5, bPasDom1.hap1, whole genome shotgun sequence, the proteins below share one genomic window:
- the MRPL42 gene encoding large ribosomal subunit protein mL42 isoform X6 produces MAMSLRAAWPSLLWMRSAATCKQVPLQNGAVYHACHKSTYSVLPEDYNCKVELAVTSDSKTIVCYHPSLEIPYEHTKPIPRPDPVNNKEENLDQVLKSRLDEKELRNSRGPTIEELSKMFYTTKHRWYPVGQYHRRRKNPNPPKDR; encoded by the exons ATGGCAATGTCACTTAGAGCTGCATGGCCCAGCCTCCTTTGGATGCGTTCAGCTGCAACCTGTAAGCAGGTCCCACTGCAGA ATGGAGCTGTGTATCATGCTTGCCATAAATCTACATACTCAGTTCTCCCTGAAGACTACAACTG cAAAGTGGAACTTGCAGTGACTTCCGATTCGAAGACAATTGTCTGCTACCACCCTTCGCTTGAGATTCCATACGAGCATACAAAA CCCATACCACGGCCAGATCCAGTGAATAATAAAGAAGAAAACCTTGATCAAGTCTTAAAATCCAGATTGGATGAAAAAGAGCTAAGGAACAGTAGAGGTCCTACAATTGAAgagctcagcaaaatgttttataCAACAAAACATCGATGGTATCCTGTGGGACA gtaTCATAGAAGACGCAAGAATCCTAATCCTCCTAAAGACCGATAG
- the MRPL42 gene encoding large ribosomal subunit protein mL42 isoform X4, with protein sequence MKYFQKGVLQRKSSLSSILCRTGFLSAVTMAMSLRAAWPSLLWMRSAATCKQVPLQNGAVYHACHKSTYSVLPEDYNCKVELAVTSDSKTIVCYHPSLEIPYEHTKPIPRPDPVNNKEENLDQVLKSRLDEKELRNSRGPTIEELSKMFYTTKHRWYPVGQYHRRRKNPNPPKDR encoded by the exons ATGAAGTACTTTCAAAAG GGTGTTCTGCAGAGAAAAAGTTCTTTGAGTTCCATCTTGTGCAGGACTGGTTTCCTCTCTGCTGTCACCATGGCAATGTCACTTAGAGCTGCATGGCCCAGCCTCCTTTGGATGCGTTCAGCTGCAACCTGTAAGCAGGTCCCACTGCAGA ATGGAGCTGTGTATCATGCTTGCCATAAATCTACATACTCAGTTCTCCCTGAAGACTACAACTG cAAAGTGGAACTTGCAGTGACTTCCGATTCGAAGACAATTGTCTGCTACCACCCTTCGCTTGAGATTCCATACGAGCATACAAAA CCCATACCACGGCCAGATCCAGTGAATAATAAAGAAGAAAACCTTGATCAAGTCTTAAAATCCAGATTGGATGAAAAAGAGCTAAGGAACAGTAGAGGTCCTACAATTGAAgagctcagcaaaatgttttataCAACAAAACATCGATGGTATCCTGTGGGACA gtaTCATAGAAGACGCAAGAATCCTAATCCTCCTAAAGACCGATAG
- the MRPL42 gene encoding large ribosomal subunit protein mL42 isoform X2: MPKVLEPFQILEQQGVLQRKSSLSSILCRTGFLSAVTMAMSLRAAWPSLLWMRSAATCKQVPLQNGAVYHACHKSTYSVLPEDYNCKVELAVTSDSKTIVCYHPSLEIPYEHTKPIPRPDPVNNKEENLDQVLKSRLDEKELRNSRGPTIEELSKMFYTTKHRWYPVGQYHRRRKNPNPPKDR; this comes from the exons ATGCCTAAAGTGTTGGAGCCATTCCAGATACTAGAGCAGCAG GGTGTTCTGCAGAGAAAAAGTTCTTTGAGTTCCATCTTGTGCAGGACTGGTTTCCTCTCTGCTGTCACCATGGCAATGTCACTTAGAGCTGCATGGCCCAGCCTCCTTTGGATGCGTTCAGCTGCAACCTGTAAGCAGGTCCCACTGCAGA ATGGAGCTGTGTATCATGCTTGCCATAAATCTACATACTCAGTTCTCCCTGAAGACTACAACTG cAAAGTGGAACTTGCAGTGACTTCCGATTCGAAGACAATTGTCTGCTACCACCCTTCGCTTGAGATTCCATACGAGCATACAAAA CCCATACCACGGCCAGATCCAGTGAATAATAAAGAAGAAAACCTTGATCAAGTCTTAAAATCCAGATTGGATGAAAAAGAGCTAAGGAACAGTAGAGGTCCTACAATTGAAgagctcagcaaaatgttttataCAACAAAACATCGATGGTATCCTGTGGGACA gtaTCATAGAAGACGCAAGAATCCTAATCCTCCTAAAGACCGATAG
- the MRPL42 gene encoding large ribosomal subunit protein mL42 isoform X3 gives MGQRLDWMISEGVLQRKSSLSSILCRTGFLSAVTMAMSLRAAWPSLLWMRSAATCKQVPLQNGAVYHACHKSTYSVLPEDYNCKVELAVTSDSKTIVCYHPSLEIPYEHTKPIPRPDPVNNKEENLDQVLKSRLDEKELRNSRGPTIEELSKMFYTTKHRWYPVGQYHRRRKNPNPPKDR, from the exons ATGGGTCAAAGATTGGACTGGATGATTTCAGAG GGTGTTCTGCAGAGAAAAAGTTCTTTGAGTTCCATCTTGTGCAGGACTGGTTTCCTCTCTGCTGTCACCATGGCAATGTCACTTAGAGCTGCATGGCCCAGCCTCCTTTGGATGCGTTCAGCTGCAACCTGTAAGCAGGTCCCACTGCAGA ATGGAGCTGTGTATCATGCTTGCCATAAATCTACATACTCAGTTCTCCCTGAAGACTACAACTG cAAAGTGGAACTTGCAGTGACTTCCGATTCGAAGACAATTGTCTGCTACCACCCTTCGCTTGAGATTCCATACGAGCATACAAAA CCCATACCACGGCCAGATCCAGTGAATAATAAAGAAGAAAACCTTGATCAAGTCTTAAAATCCAGATTGGATGAAAAAGAGCTAAGGAACAGTAGAGGTCCTACAATTGAAgagctcagcaaaatgttttataCAACAAAACATCGATGGTATCCTGTGGGACA gtaTCATAGAAGACGCAAGAATCCTAATCCTCCTAAAGACCGATAG
- the MRPL42 gene encoding large ribosomal subunit protein mL42 isoform X5 yields MSSSGVLQRKSSLSSILCRTGFLSAVTMAMSLRAAWPSLLWMRSAATCKQVPLQNGAVYHACHKSTYSVLPEDYNCKVELAVTSDSKTIVCYHPSLEIPYEHTKPIPRPDPVNNKEENLDQVLKSRLDEKELRNSRGPTIEELSKMFYTTKHRWYPVGQYHRRRKNPNPPKDR; encoded by the exons ATGAGCAGCTCT GGTGTTCTGCAGAGAAAAAGTTCTTTGAGTTCCATCTTGTGCAGGACTGGTTTCCTCTCTGCTGTCACCATGGCAATGTCACTTAGAGCTGCATGGCCCAGCCTCCTTTGGATGCGTTCAGCTGCAACCTGTAAGCAGGTCCCACTGCAGA ATGGAGCTGTGTATCATGCTTGCCATAAATCTACATACTCAGTTCTCCCTGAAGACTACAACTG cAAAGTGGAACTTGCAGTGACTTCCGATTCGAAGACAATTGTCTGCTACCACCCTTCGCTTGAGATTCCATACGAGCATACAAAA CCCATACCACGGCCAGATCCAGTGAATAATAAAGAAGAAAACCTTGATCAAGTCTTAAAATCCAGATTGGATGAAAAAGAGCTAAGGAACAGTAGAGGTCCTACAATTGAAgagctcagcaaaatgttttataCAACAAAACATCGATGGTATCCTGTGGGACA gtaTCATAGAAGACGCAAGAATCCTAATCCTCCTAAAGACCGATAG